A section of the Rossellomorea marisflavi genome encodes:
- a CDS encoding PhoH family protein: MSDEILMKLQLENPNEAVALFGVSDSHLKLLETELSVSIVTRGEELLVSGKDEEVRLTVEIADQLVAIIRKGINISSRDVLYAIEMGKQGTLEYFADLYQEEITKNAKGKSIRVKTLGQRQYIQAIRKKDLVFGIGPAGTGKTYLAVVMAVHAMKNGQVKKIILTRPAVEAGESLGFLPGDLKEKVDPYLRPLYDALHDVLGAEHTARLIERGTIEIAPLAYMRGRTLDDAFVILDEAQNTTKAQMKMFLTRLGFDSKMVITGDRSQVDLPRGSESGLISSEKILKDVRGVEFIYLEQADVVRHPLVAKIIDAYEKNEQQG, translated from the coding sequence ATGTCAGACGAAATCTTAATGAAATTGCAGCTTGAGAACCCGAATGAAGCCGTCGCGCTCTTTGGGGTATCGGATTCACATTTAAAATTGTTGGAAACGGAACTCAGCGTTTCAATCGTCACCCGGGGAGAGGAGCTTCTCGTATCCGGTAAGGACGAAGAGGTGCGCCTGACGGTCGAAATTGCCGATCAGCTTGTTGCCATTATCCGAAAAGGCATCAACATCAGTTCAAGGGATGTGCTGTATGCCATTGAAATGGGGAAACAAGGGACGCTTGAGTATTTTGCAGACCTTTATCAAGAAGAAATCACAAAGAATGCCAAGGGTAAATCAATCAGGGTCAAGACCCTTGGTCAACGACAATATATCCAAGCAATCAGGAAGAAAGATCTTGTCTTCGGCATCGGCCCTGCCGGTACAGGGAAGACCTATCTCGCAGTAGTCATGGCCGTACATGCCATGAAAAACGGTCAGGTGAAGAAGATCATCCTCACACGGCCAGCGGTGGAAGCCGGAGAAAGCCTCGGCTTCCTGCCTGGTGACCTGAAGGAGAAGGTGGATCCCTATCTGAGGCCGCTCTATGATGCCCTTCACGATGTGCTGGGAGCGGAGCATACTGCCCGCCTCATCGAGAGAGGCACCATCGAGATTGCCCCCCTTGCCTATATGAGGGGGCGGACCCTGGATGATGCCTTTGTCATCCTGGACGAAGCCCAGAATACGACCAAGGCACAGATGAAGATGTTCCTGACTCGATTAGGGTTTGATTCCAAGATGGTCATCACGGGTGACCGTTCCCAGGTAGACCTTCCTCGTGGGAGTGAATCGGGCTTGATTTCGTCGGAAAAGATCCTTAAGGACGTCAGGGGAGTGGAATTCATCTACCTTGAGCAGGCAGATGTGGTCCGCCACCCTCTTGTGGCTAAAATCATCGATGCGTACGAAAAAAACGAACAACAAGGATAA
- a CDS encoding Na/Pi symporter — protein sequence MGYMLAFILFIACFLFGMTWLRTGLFNLASDNIRRWLHYLTHTPFRGVLTGTLLTALIHSSSAVMVLTVGLASSGMIPFRQTIGIMLGSNIGTTFTLEMFTLNLNMLIIPAAVVGAILLLFGSTNGRSFGMTLVGFSLIFTAIMGIQRLAEPLTHHPAVKGYMENMDRHLFLALLVGCLLTAIIQSSTVVTGVAMGFLAAGSIGIDTGIAVMLGANVGTCITAIMASIGGGREAKLTAYAHVWLNVIGVGLFIPLIPLLTRGVQALASSGDMQLAHASVIFNLVCSLMVLPFAGKFARFVERIHGPKE from the coding sequence ATGGGATATATGTTGGCTTTCATTCTTTTCATCGCTTGCTTCCTATTCGGCATGACCTGGCTGAGGACCGGCCTGTTCAACCTCGCCAGTGATAATATCCGGAGATGGCTCCACTACCTGACCCATACACCGTTCAGGGGTGTTTTGACCGGGACGCTCCTGACGGCATTGATTCACAGTAGCTCTGCGGTCATGGTGTTGACAGTCGGACTTGCTTCCTCGGGTATGATCCCCTTCAGACAGACGATCGGGATCATGCTGGGTTCAAATATCGGAACCACCTTCACGTTGGAGATGTTCACACTCAACCTGAATATGCTCATCATCCCTGCTGCCGTCGTGGGGGCCATCCTCCTCTTGTTCGGATCTACGAATGGCAGGAGCTTCGGGATGACCTTGGTGGGCTTCAGCTTGATCTTCACCGCCATCATGGGCATCCAGCGCCTCGCTGAACCCCTGACCCATCATCCGGCGGTGAAAGGATACATGGAAAACATGGATCGCCATCTTTTCCTCGCCCTGTTGGTCGGCTGTCTTCTCACGGCCATCATCCAGTCCAGCACGGTGGTGACAGGAGTGGCCATGGGGTTTCTTGCAGCAGGATCAATCGGGATCGATACGGGCATCGCAGTGATGCTTGGGGCAAACGTGGGGACATGCATCACTGCCATCATGGCGAGCATTGGAGGAGGGCGGGAGGCAAAGCTCACGGCCTATGCACATGTGTGGCTTAACGTCATCGGTGTCGGACTTTTCATTCCCCTTATCCCCCTTTTAACGAGAGGCGTCCAAGCTTTGGCTTCTTCAGGGGATATGCAGCTTGCCCATGCCAGTGTGATCTTCAACCTTGTCTGCTCGCTCATGGTCCTTCCGTTCGCAGGAAAATTTGCCCGATTTGTTGAACGAATTCACGGTCCTAAAGAATGA
- a CDS encoding diacylglycerol kinase family protein, whose product MDSKGAKGGFKKLMRSFGYASEGVVSAWKSEQNFRIHTCMGMIVLVMAALLHVSKVEWMVILILIFLMHSLEMVNTAIEKAVDLSTPDYHPLAKLAKDLGSGAVLLFAICSAIIGLIIFIPKIVAIF is encoded by the coding sequence ATGGACTCCAAAGGGGCTAAGGGCGGCTTCAAGAAGCTGATGAGGTCATTCGGCTATGCATCGGAAGGGGTGGTGAGCGCTTGGAAGTCCGAGCAGAACTTCAGAATCCATACATGCATGGGCATGATTGTCCTCGTCATGGCGGCGTTGCTCCACGTGTCAAAAGTGGAATGGATGGTCATCCTCATCTTGATCTTCCTGATGCATTCCCTCGAAATGGTGAATACGGCCATCGAGAAAGCGGTTGACCTTTCGACCCCGGATTATCATCCTCTAGCCAAGTTGGCCAAGGACTTGGGTTCGGGGGCCGTGCTGCTTTTTGCCATCTGTTCCGCCATTATCGGCTTGATCATTTTCATACCGAAAATAGTGGCGATTTTCTAA
- the ybeY gene encoding rRNA maturation RNase YbeY, with protein MILNIDMIDETEEISDKDSELVLSILDFAAGKEGIEEGSEVSVTFVSNERIREINRDYREKDQATDVISFALEELGEDEVEIIGEGMPRILGDIVISIERTREQAEEYGHSFERELGFLALHGFLHLLGYDHMEKEDEERMFQRQRDILDAYGLQRG; from the coding sequence ATGATCTTGAATATTGATATGATAGATGAAACGGAAGAGATATCGGATAAGGATTCGGAGCTCGTCTTGTCCATCCTGGATTTTGCCGCCGGCAAAGAAGGGATCGAAGAAGGAAGTGAAGTGTCCGTCACCTTCGTGTCCAATGAACGGATCCGTGAAATCAACCGGGATTACCGAGAGAAGGATCAGGCGACGGATGTCATTTCCTTCGCACTCGAAGAGCTTGGAGAGGACGAAGTGGAAATCATCGGGGAAGGGATGCCGCGGATCCTCGGAGACATCGTGATATCTATCGAACGCACGCGTGAGCAGGCAGAAGAATACGGTCATTCTTTCGAAAGGGAACTGGGCTTCCTCGCCCTTCATGGTTTCCTCCATCTGCTTGGATACGACCATATGGAGAAAGAAGACGAAGAGAGGATGTTCCAGAGACAAAGGGATATCCTGGACGCATATGGACTCCAAAGGGGCTAA
- a CDS encoding HD family phosphohydrolase, producing the protein MRTHPLLNKIRSILSYRLFTNLLFILLGLIVFGVLYGNVKPKTLDIHLYEEAQTTIRAPKKFVDAEATEKKKQEAEMEVGKVYTPKEGAIDNSNTLVHSMIESVKDVKKQYEEKNQDDLKPPSKKELNDQLNQLKEKLPKENDAADTLKDDRLLTMLEASGEDLDRVETVVSTQMQVIMQDHVKEEDLKEARLELEQRISKFSFNGNLLQVAIDLGNLALEPTEYYDKEKTEELKKQAVANVSSVEIIEGGVIVEDGELVTPKKYEILKALGMVDNSFSVKPFLGLAIFVIVIIGSLYYFFYTLQITEERKQNYLLLTSIIFVISLLIMKIVGLLEQLQFNDIAYILPAAFSGMILRILLNERIAMMMVFILSACSSVIFHHPFTGAIDFEIAIYTLFSGVAGVLFLVSKNQRSNILRAGLFVALVNVLVLAFLILLSGTSYTNTEYLYYFIFALISGVGSSIFTIGFLPFFEAGFGILSSMRLMELSRPTQPLLKKLLTEAPGTYHHSVMVANLAESACEAIGANGLLARVGCYYHDVGKSKRPQFFIENQMNRKNPHDRVSPETSRDVIISHTTDGADMLRKHKLPKEIIDIAEQHHGTTLLKFFYYKAKEQGKDVKEEEYRYPGPKPQTIEAAIISISDSVEAAVRSKSSPTQEEIKNLIHSIVQDRLQDGQFNECDITLKQLEQVKRALCETLNGIFHPRIEYPEEQAKGE; encoded by the coding sequence ATGCGCACGCACCCGTTATTGAACAAGATAAGAAGCATCCTAAGCTACAGACTATTCACAAATCTGCTATTCATCCTCCTGGGGCTCATCGTCTTCGGGGTCCTATATGGAAATGTAAAACCGAAAACCCTGGATATCCATTTGTATGAAGAAGCACAGACGACCATCAGGGCGCCGAAGAAATTCGTCGATGCCGAAGCGACGGAGAAAAAGAAACAAGAAGCGGAAATGGAGGTCGGGAAGGTGTATACCCCGAAGGAAGGGGCTATCGACAATTCCAATACTCTGGTCCATTCCATGATCGAGAGCGTCAAGGATGTGAAAAAACAATACGAGGAAAAGAACCAGGATGATCTGAAGCCTCCTTCCAAAAAAGAACTGAACGATCAGCTCAATCAGCTGAAAGAGAAGCTGCCGAAGGAAAACGATGCAGCGGATACGCTCAAGGATGATCGATTGTTGACCATGCTCGAAGCATCAGGCGAAGACCTTGACCGCGTCGAAACGGTGGTATCTACCCAGATGCAGGTGATCATGCAGGACCACGTCAAGGAAGAGGACCTGAAGGAAGCACGATTGGAACTCGAACAGCGGATTTCCAAATTTTCATTTAACGGCAATCTCCTTCAGGTGGCCATCGATCTCGGGAACCTGGCCCTCGAGCCAACGGAATATTATGATAAAGAAAAGACGGAAGAACTGAAGAAACAGGCGGTTGCCAATGTCAGCTCCGTGGAAATCATTGAAGGCGGTGTCATCGTAGAAGACGGAGAACTCGTGACGCCGAAAAAATACGAAATCCTGAAGGCGCTCGGGATGGTCGACAACAGTTTCTCTGTTAAACCATTCCTCGGTCTCGCGATCTTTGTGATTGTCATCATCGGGTCATTGTATTACTTCTTCTACACCCTTCAGATCACGGAAGAAAGAAAGCAGAATTATCTGTTGCTCACAAGCATCATTTTCGTCATTTCCCTGCTGATCATGAAGATTGTCGGACTTCTTGAGCAGCTTCAGTTCAATGATATTGCCTACATACTCCCTGCAGCGTTCAGCGGCATGATCCTCAGGATCCTGTTGAACGAGCGAATCGCCATGATGATGGTCTTCATCCTGTCTGCCTGCTCGAGTGTGATTTTCCACCATCCGTTCACGGGTGCAATCGATTTTGAAATCGCCATTTACACCCTGTTCAGCGGAGTTGCAGGGGTATTATTCCTTGTGAGTAAGAATCAACGGTCCAATATCCTCCGTGCCGGTCTTTTTGTTGCGCTGGTGAACGTCTTGGTCCTTGCGTTCCTGATCCTGCTTAGTGGAACATCCTATACGAATACGGAGTATCTCTACTACTTCATATTTGCATTGATCTCAGGAGTGGGTTCATCCATTTTCACAATCGGATTCCTTCCCTTTTTCGAAGCAGGCTTCGGAATCTTGTCTTCCATGCGACTCATGGAGCTCTCGAGACCGACCCAGCCACTTCTGAAGAAGCTGCTGACTGAGGCTCCTGGTACCTATCACCACAGCGTCATGGTGGCCAATCTCGCCGAATCTGCGTGTGAAGCCATCGGAGCCAATGGCCTTCTTGCACGCGTGGGATGCTATTATCACGATGTCGGTAAATCGAAGCGTCCCCAGTTCTTCATCGAAAATCAGATGAACCGGAAAAATCCCCATGACCGGGTATCGCCTGAAACGAGCCGGGATGTTATCATTAGTCATACGACGGACGGAGCAGACATGCTGAGGAAGCATAAGCTTCCTAAAGAGATTATTGATATCGCAGAGCAACACCACGGTACCACCCTGTTGAAATTCTTTTATTATAAGGCGAAGGAACAGGGGAAAGATGTGAAGGAAGAGGAGTATCGTTATCCTGGTCCGAAGCCGCAAACCATCGAGGCGGCGATCATCTCGATCTCAGATAGCGTGGAAGCTGCCGTACGCTCAAAGTCGTCTCCCACACAGGAGGAGATCAAGAACCTGATTCATTCCATCGTCCAGGACAGGCTCCAGGACGGGCAGTTCAATGAATGTGATATTACACTGAAACAACTGGAGCAAGTGAAAAGGGCCCTGTGCGAGACATTGAACGGGATCTTCCATCCAAGGATAGAATACCCGGAAGAACAAGCAAAAGGAGAATGA
- the era gene encoding GTPase Era, giving the protein MSNQYKSGFISIIGRPNVGKSTFLNRVIGQKIAIMSDKPQTTRNKVQGVYTTDEAQMIFIDTPGIHKPKHKLGDFMVKIAQNTLKEVDVILFMINVEEGLGKGDHYIIEKLKGVKTPVFLILNKIDQVHPDELLPIIQKYNELYPFAATVPISALEGNNVDQLLGLLKDRLPEGPQFYPADQITDHPERFIVSELIREKVLHLTREEIPHSIAVVIDKMERKDSNNLIDVLATIIVERDSQKGIVIGKRGAMLKEVGKRARIDIENLLGSKVYLELWVKVQKDWRNRASNLKDYGFNDDEY; this is encoded by the coding sequence ATGAGTAATCAATACAAATCAGGTTTTATTTCCATCATCGGAAGACCGAACGTCGGAAAATCGACATTCTTGAACCGTGTCATCGGCCAGAAAATTGCCATTATGAGCGATAAGCCACAAACGACCCGTAATAAAGTACAGGGAGTTTATACGACCGATGAAGCGCAGATGATCTTCATCGATACACCGGGAATCCATAAACCAAAGCATAAGCTTGGGGATTTCATGGTCAAGATCGCACAGAATACCCTGAAGGAAGTCGATGTGATCCTTTTCATGATCAATGTCGAAGAAGGCCTAGGCAAGGGTGATCACTATATCATCGAGAAGCTCAAAGGAGTCAAGACACCCGTCTTCCTCATTTTGAATAAGATCGATCAGGTTCATCCAGATGAGCTTTTACCGATCATCCAGAAATATAACGAACTGTATCCATTCGCGGCCACCGTGCCGATTTCAGCCCTTGAGGGGAATAATGTCGACCAGCTCCTTGGATTATTGAAGGACCGTCTGCCGGAAGGGCCTCAATTTTATCCAGCCGATCAGATCACGGATCATCCGGAGCGTTTCATCGTATCCGAGCTCATCAGGGAAAAGGTGCTGCATCTGACCCGTGAAGAGATTCCGCACAGCATTGCGGTCGTCATCGACAAGATGGAGAGGAAAGACTCCAATAACCTCATCGACGTCCTTGCCACGATCATCGTCGAACGTGATTCACAGAAGGGGATCGTCATCGGTAAACGCGGAGCCATGCTGAAAGAAGTCGGAAAGAGAGCCAGGATCGATATCGAAAATCTCCTGGGATCGAAGGTTTATCTGGAACTTTG
- a CDS encoding NfeD family protein, whose amino-acid sequence MKKGLLVLFLFLFGYSLIQPMTGAAAKEAYVIPVHKEVERGLHAFLERAVKEAEDAGADVIIFDLNTPGGLVDAAGDIGQLMDGIDTKTVAFVNHKALSAGAFLALHADEIYMVPNGQFGSAAVIDQEGNAADKKAQSYWLSSMKSAAESKDRDPKYAIAMADDSMSIPEVDLEKGELLTLGSKDAEKIGYSDGTVSTMDELLQKIGAEDDSVVNVEETFAEKLARFLTNPVVVPILLSLASLGLIVELYSPGFGVAGTVGISSLLLFFYGHMVAGLAGYETLILFIIGIALLIAEFFLPGGIAGTLGAAAVIGSIFMAGGDFVQMGYSILIAIAVAIAAIILYVKVFGKKMRLFNKMILRDSTSTESGYVSNANRLELIGREGITKTPLRPSGTILIDDERIDAVTEGSFIKANEKIKIVKVEGSRIVVREIT is encoded by the coding sequence TTGAAAAAAGGATTATTGGTTTTGTTCCTGTTCCTTTTCGGTTATTCGCTGATCCAGCCGATGACAGGTGCCGCCGCCAAAGAGGCCTATGTGATACCCGTCCACAAAGAAGTGGAACGCGGTCTGCATGCTTTCCTTGAACGTGCCGTCAAGGAAGCGGAGGATGCCGGTGCCGATGTGATCATTTTCGATCTCAACACACCGGGTGGTCTTGTGGATGCCGCGGGTGATATCGGTCAGCTCATGGATGGAATCGATACAAAGACTGTCGCCTTCGTTAATCATAAGGCGTTGTCTGCCGGAGCGTTCCTGGCCCTTCACGCCGATGAAATCTATATGGTGCCGAATGGGCAATTCGGTTCTGCAGCTGTCATCGACCAAGAGGGGAACGCAGCAGATAAAAAAGCACAGAGCTATTGGCTGTCTTCCATGAAAAGCGCTGCAGAATCCAAGGATCGTGATCCGAAATATGCCATTGCGATGGCTGACGACTCTATGTCCATCCCCGAAGTCGACCTTGAAAAGGGTGAGCTGTTGACCTTGGGATCAAAAGACGCTGAGAAAATCGGATATTCCGACGGTACTGTAAGCACTATGGATGAACTGCTTCAAAAGATAGGCGCTGAAGATGATTCTGTTGTGAATGTGGAAGAAACATTTGCAGAAAAGCTTGCCCGCTTCTTGACGAATCCGGTAGTCGTTCCGATCCTCCTGTCACTTGCAAGCCTGGGATTGATTGTAGAACTTTATTCTCCGGGATTCGGGGTAGCAGGGACAGTCGGTATCAGCTCGCTCCTTTTATTCTTCTATGGTCATATGGTGGCGGGTCTCGCAGGTTATGAAACCCTAATCCTCTTCATCATAGGGATCGCATTGTTGATAGCAGAGTTTTTCCTCCCGGGAGGAATTGCCGGCACGCTCGGGGCCGCAGCCGTCATCGGCAGCATTTTTATGGCAGGAGGCGATTTTGTGCAAATGGGTTACTCGATTCTAATAGCCATCGCTGTAGCGATCGCCGCCATCATTCTGTATGTAAAGGTGTTTGGTAAAAAAATGAGACTATTCAATAAGATGATTTTGCGAGATTCAACATCCACGGAAAGCGGTTACGTTTCAAACGCCAACAGATTGGAACTCATCGGACGCGAAGGCATAACCAAAACGCCACTCCGACCATCTGGCACCATCCTCATCGACGATGAGCGGATCGATGCCGTCACCGAAGGAAGCTTCATCAAAGCAAATGAAAAAATCAAGATTGTAAAAGTGGAAGGTTCCCGTATCGTCGTAAGGGAAATCACCTAA
- the yqfC gene encoding sporulation protein YqfC codes for MAKNWLQEMRKWMTEKMDLPEDVMMDLPRITMIGQIHIYIENHRGLLTFADNEVRLLLKQGQLLIKGEQFVIKIILPEEILLQGKVVEVIYLDE; via the coding sequence ATGGCAAAAAACTGGCTCCAGGAGATGCGCAAATGGATGACGGAGAAGATGGATCTACCGGAAGATGTCATGATGGACCTACCCCGCATCACAATGATTGGACAAATCCATATTTATATAGAAAACCACAGGGGGCTCCTGACCTTTGCGGATAATGAAGTGAGATTGCTCCTAAAGCAGGGGCAACTTCTGATCAAGGGGGAACAATTTGTGATCAAAATCATCCTTCCTGAGGAAATCCTCTTACAGGGGAAAGTCGTTGAAGTAATCTATTTAGATGAGTAG
- the floA gene encoding flotillin-like protein FloA (flotillin-like protein involved in membrane lipid rafts), producing the protein MVIDTSSILLIAAIVVGIIILSILFTFVPVMLWISALAAGVRISIFTLIGMRLRRVIPSRVINPLIKAHKAGLQVSINQLESHYLAGGNVDRVVNALIAAHRANIELTFERGAAIDLAGRDVLEAVQMSVNPKVIETPFIAGVAMDGIEVKAKARITVRANIDRLVGGAGEETIVARVGEGIVSTIGSSDNHKKVLENPDLISQTVLSKGLDAGTAFEILSIDIADVDIGKNIGAELQTEQAEADKKIAQAKAEERRAMAVANEQEMKAKVEEMRAKVVESEAEVPLAMAEALRSGNMGVMDYMNLKNIDADTDMRDSIGKMTGDKHDTDK; encoded by the coding sequence ATGGTCATTGATACAAGTTCAATTCTCTTGATTGCCGCCATTGTGGTGGGAATCATCATCCTATCCATCCTATTCACGTTCGTCCCTGTGATGCTGTGGATTTCAGCACTAGCAGCAGGTGTAAGGATCAGCATCTTCACGCTGATCGGTATGAGACTGAGAAGGGTTATCCCGAGCAGGGTCATCAATCCGTTGATCAAAGCTCATAAAGCTGGTCTGCAAGTATCCATCAATCAGCTTGAGAGTCACTATCTTGCAGGGGGGAATGTCGACAGGGTCGTCAATGCCTTGATCGCTGCCCACCGTGCCAATATCGAATTGACATTCGAACGCGGAGCCGCCATCGACCTTGCAGGAAGGGACGTACTCGAAGCCGTTCAAATGAGTGTTAACCCTAAGGTTATTGAAACACCATTCATCGCCGGTGTAGCGATGGACGGGATTGAAGTGAAAGCGAAAGCGCGTATCACGGTGCGTGCCAATATCGACCGACTCGTAGGTGGAGCTGGAGAAGAAACCATCGTTGCCCGCGTAGGGGAAGGGATCGTATCAACGATCGGTTCTTCCGACAATCACAAAAAGGTACTTGAAAACCCTGATTTGATTTCGCAGACAGTCCTATCGAAAGGATTGGATGCAGGAACGGCTTTTGAAATCCTGTCCATTGATATCGCGGACGTGGATATCGGTAAAAACATCGGTGCCGAGCTTCAAACAGAGCAGGCTGAAGCAGATAAAAAGATTGCCCAGGCAAAAGCAGAAGAAAGAAGGGCAATGGCCGTAGCAAACGAGCAGGAAATGAAAGCAAAAGTCGAGGAAATGAGAGCGAAGGTTGTGGAATCCGAGGCGGAAGTACCACTTGCCATGGCAGAAGCTTTGCGTTCTGGCAACATGGGCGTCATGGATTATATGAATCTTAAGAATATCGATGCCGATACGGATATGAGAGATTCCATCGGTAAAATGACCGGGGACAAACACGATACGGATAAGTAA
- a CDS encoding cytidine deaminase: MNVEQMIIEAKAARELAYVPYSRFQVGAALLTKNGKVYRGCNIENAAYSMCNCAERTALFKAYSEGDKDFSMLAVVADTKRPVPPCGACRQVISELCPKDMRVVLTNLNGDVQELTVAELLPGAFSPEDLHE, from the coding sequence ATGAATGTTGAACAAATGATAATAGAAGCAAAGGCAGCAAGAGAACTAGCATACGTCCCTTATAGTCGGTTTCAGGTAGGGGCAGCCCTCCTCACAAAGAACGGGAAGGTCTATCGTGGATGCAACATCGAGAACGCGGCATACAGCATGTGCAATTGCGCTGAGCGGACCGCCTTATTCAAGGCGTACTCAGAAGGCGATAAAGATTTCTCCATGCTTGCCGTCGTAGCGGATACGAAGAGACCGGTCCCTCCATGTGGAGCGTGCCGTCAGGTTATTTCGGAGCTTTGTCCGAAAGACATGCGGGTCGTCCTTACCAATCTGAACGGAGATGTTCAGGAACTGACAGTTGCAGAGTTGTTGCCGGGAGCTTTTTCACCGGAGGATTTACATGAGTAA
- the yqfD gene encoding sporulation protein YqfD, giving the protein MKNQWVTFINGKVMVKIEGRVMEPVLNALLKTGVPVWDVKRKTPESITFQIAFSDVHKLRHAVRPFDCRVSFLKGEGGPFLLKRIWKNSGFLAGALAFFAIIFVLSNMIWGIEIKGASPEVEHQMRKELKSLGLSTGKMQFTVPDVETIQRELSYRMDNITWVGVDLKGTTFHFQVVEKNAPEPGEVTGAQHLVASKKAVIVRMFVEEGDPKVAVTDYVEKGQLLVSGLIGTEDKPKGVPAKGEVFGETWYKTSVDLPLHSTFSVFTGNEKRRFHVGISGWKLPVWGFGDPEYKESVKEVNTKRLRFLKWETPIAITDTSIKEKEVVDRTYTKKQALAEARKLARNNLLSQLPDDAEIKGEKILHEKFENGKVRVTIHFKVIENIAVGQPLIQGD; this is encoded by the coding sequence TTGAAGAATCAATGGGTCACCTTTATCAATGGAAAGGTCATGGTCAAAATCGAAGGCAGGGTAATGGAGCCTGTCCTCAACGCCTTATTAAAGACGGGGGTCCCAGTGTGGGATGTGAAAAGGAAGACCCCGGAATCCATCACATTCCAGATTGCATTCAGTGATGTACATAAGCTGAGGCATGCTGTGCGACCGTTCGACTGCAGGGTTTCCTTCCTGAAAGGGGAAGGGGGGCCGTTCCTTTTGAAACGGATATGGAAGAACTCGGGTTTCCTCGCGGGAGCCCTCGCTTTCTTCGCCATCATCTTCGTCCTCTCGAATATGATCTGGGGAATCGAGATCAAGGGGGCGTCCCCGGAAGTCGAGCATCAAATGAGGAAAGAATTGAAGTCGCTGGGACTGTCTACTGGTAAAATGCAGTTTACCGTGCCGGATGTGGAAACCATCCAGAGGGAATTATCGTATCGCATGGATAATATCACATGGGTCGGTGTGGACCTTAAGGGGACAACCTTCCACTTCCAAGTAGTGGAGAAGAACGCTCCTGAGCCAGGGGAAGTAACGGGTGCACAGCACCTTGTGGCTAGCAAGAAAGCGGTCATCGTCCGTATGTTCGTCGAAGAGGGCGATCCGAAGGTGGCAGTCACCGATTATGTTGAAAAGGGACAGCTGCTTGTATCCGGCTTGATCGGTACTGAGGATAAACCAAAGGGCGTACCTGCTAAAGGCGAAGTCTTCGGGGAAACTTGGTATAAGACGAGCGTCGATCTGCCCCTCCATTCAACATTTTCCGTCTTTACAGGAAACGAGAAGAGACGTTTCCACGTGGGGATATCCGGGTGGAAGCTTCCTGTATGGGGATTCGGGGATCCGGAATATAAGGAATCCGTAAAAGAAGTGAATACAAAACGGCTCCGCTTTTTGAAGTGGGAAACGCCGATTGCCATAACCGACACTTCCATCAAAGAGAAAGAAGTGGTGGACCGCACATATACAAAAAAACAAGCTCTTGCAGAAGCAAGGAAGCTTGCACGGAACAACCTTCTATCCCAACTTCCGGACGATGCGGAAATAAAGGGAGAAAAAATTTTGCATGAGAAGTTCGAGAATGGTAAAGTTAGGGTAACCATTCACTTTAAGGTAATAGAAAATATTGCAGTAGGACAACCACTCATTCAAGGAGACTAG
- the rpsU gene encoding 30S ribosomal protein S21 — MSKTVVRKNESLEDALRRFKRSVSKTGTLQEFRKREFYEKPSVKRKKKSEAARKRKF, encoded by the coding sequence ATGTCAAAAACAGTTGTTCGTAAAAACGAATCGCTTGAAGATGCTCTTCGTCGCTTCAAACGCTCAGTTTCTAAAACAGGAACTTTACAAGAGTTTAGAAAGCGCGAATTCTATGAAAAACCAAGCGTAAAACGCAAAAAGAAATCAGAAGCAGCAAGAAAACGTAAGTTCTAA
- a CDS encoding GatB/YqeY domain-containing protein, whose protein sequence is MSLLDRLNDDMKQAMKNKEKEKLSVIRMLKASLQNEAIKHGKQQLSEDEELTVLSREVKQRKDSLQEFQNAGRDDLVEKLQAELTYVEIYMPKQLSEEEVSAIVQETVAEVGASSKADMGRVMGAIMPKVKGKADGALVNKLVLHHLS, encoded by the coding sequence ATGAGTCTTCTCGATCGTTTAAATGATGATATGAAACAAGCGATGAAAAACAAAGAAAAGGAGAAGCTGTCCGTCATCCGCATGCTGAAGGCTTCACTTCAAAATGAAGCCATCAAGCACGGAAAACAGCAGCTCTCTGAAGACGAAGAGTTGACAGTCCTTTCTCGAGAAGTCAAACAACGGAAAGACTCCCTCCAGGAGTTTCAAAACGCAGGTCGTGACGATCTCGTGGAGAAACTCCAAGCAGAACTGACTTACGTCGAAATATATATGCCTAAGCAGCTTTCGGAAGAAGAAGTTTCAGCCATCGTCCAAGAGACGGTAGCAGAAGTGGGCGCTTCATCTAAAGCTGATATGGGTAGAGTGATGGGAGCGATCATGCCCAAAGTAAAAGGGAAAGCTGATGGGGCTCTCGTCAATAAACTTGTTCTTCACCATCTATCATAG